AAAATCAAAAATTGATTTAAATTCGATTAATAAGTTGCTTCAATACAAAGGTGGAACTTTAGACATAATTAAATCAAATGAAACACTAGGTTCAGATATTAATGAAATGAGCGGTGGACTAGTCTTTGATATAAAGATTAAAAAAGATCATATATTGGGCCCTGATAAAACTCAATTGGATCCAAAAGATTTTCTTTTAGAAGAAGATGTTTTAGTTGATACCAATGTTTCCGAGTCAAAAGTGGAAGTATATAATATTGATAAAGAGCATTCTGAATCAAATAATATTTTAGTTGTAGATGATGATCCAGAAACGTTAGTTAGCTTATTCTTGTCACTCAAGCATTGCAATTTATCCAATAAAGTTATTATTGCTAAAACTGCTGAGGCAGGGATAGAACAGCTTAAAGAAAGAAATTTCTGCTTAGTCATATCAGACTACAGACTTCCAGGTATGGACGGGATTAGTTTTCTTAGTTATATAAAAGAAAAATACCCAAAAACAACAAGAATATTGATTACTGCATATCCAAACAGCGTCCTAAAAGAAGAAGCATCAACCAAAGCTTCAGTTAAGTTTTTCATTGAAAAACCTTGGGTATCTAAAGATCTTACTAAAATAATGCAGCAAATAGAAGAAATAAATATTAAAAATATATGAGTAAAAACAAATATTATTTTTCTATTTCAACAATTTCTGCGGCAGGTGCATTCTTCTTTACACTTTCAATTCCGTTCATGCATGAAGTCTTGGATTTATATCCTTCACTTACTGCTATAACCTGACCGTTTCCAGCTTTTAATCTAAATCTGTATTCACCTGATTTATCTTTATATACTTCAAATTTTGTCATATTTCCACCATTTATTATTTATTTTTGATACTTATAAATCTAACTATTAAAAATCAAATTTCAATAATATGCAGGTATAATTTCCATTTTTTTATTTCCATTTTCATTGTAAGATATTTCCCATTTTGGAATCCAAACTAATGAAACCATTTTGATTTCTATGTCCGATTTTTTTGGCTGAATTATAACTTCATTTATTTCTTTTATTTCATTTTCTCTTTTTTGTTTTATTTTTTCAATTTGAATTTTGAGTTCATTTTCTAATGAATCCATTTCTTTTTTAATCGAGTCTATGTCCCTTTGTGCCTTATCAATGTCGGCAGCAACTGTTTTGCTTTTTTGGTATTTGTTCATTGCTTTAGATGCAGATCTAGTGGAACGTCTTCCCATAAACATACCAACTACTGATTCTCCTGCAGATAACAAAGCTTCTTGTTTAAGGGAACTTGCAGCGGATTGTTTCTTAATCAACACATCTTGAGATTTACTTAATTTTACCTTGAGCTTTTCTAACTCCTTAGCATATTTTTGTTCGATTTTGTCAACTTCTTCATCTCTTGTTTCTCTTGCAATCTGATTTAATTTTAGAATAAAGTCTGATTTAGTTTCATTAGATTTTGAATATATTTTTAATAATGGGCTGTGATACAATTTGAAATTACTGTTGTAAAATAAGAAATCTGTAAAGCTTTTCTTTAATTCATTAAAGTCCCTAGGATCGTTGATATTTCCAGGAACTTCGGAGAATTTTGCTTTTCCTTCTGGATTTGTTTGAAGACTTGATAAGTTAATTTCTTGAGCTTTGTCCCAATTCATAATTTCAGATGGAAATAAAATTAAATTTCTTTCTTGGTCTTCGTTTAATTGAGTATTCTTATCTTGAAAATGAATTACTGCTTTTCCTATAACTCCTGGGGAATATACAAGAGACGGTTCTCCGAGCGAAATATCTTTTTGATATTTGTTTTTTATTTCCTGTATGGCAAGCGTTGAACTCTTAATTAAAGGCAAATATACCTGTTGAATATCGCCGGAAATTGTAGGCGGAGCTCCAGAAATTTTATTTGAAGTTATTTCCGGAACTAGTGGTTTAATAGAGGGAGTTATTTTTATTTCTTGAACTTTATCTTTCATTATTGTTTTTATTTCATTCTTGGTCATTGGCCCTCTAAGATAACTCATTGCCCATCTTGTTTGGAAAATGATTGGGTTCTTCGAATGAACGCTGTGGAGAATAAATACTCTTTTCCCTAGATTTGAGATTAGTTTGTCTATTTGCTCTTTATTTAATAACTCATTTGAGCTAGAGCTTATTGTATCTAGCCCTTCAAGTAATCTCATTTTATCCCTTTCTGTTTGAAGTCGACCTATAAACCATGTTCCAGTATTAGTTAATCCCTTGTAATCTAAATCTACGGGGTTTTGCGTTGCCAATACAATCCCTACTCCAAAGGCCCTAGCTTGTTTTAATAAGGTAAGAAGTGGCTTTTTACTTGGAGGATTAGAAACTGGAGGAAAATATCCAAATATCTCATCCATATAGACCAGAGTTCTAAGACTATTAGTTCCACTTTGTTTTCTCATCCAAGATATAATTTGATTAAGTAAGAGTGTTACAAAGAACATTCTTTCTGAATCACTCAAATGTGCAATGTAAAATATAGAATGCCTTATTTTTCCATCTTCGTTTGTGATGAATCTAGAAATGTCTAGTGGTTGGCCTTCAAGCCAGTTTTTGAAGGTTGGCGATGCTATAAGACTATTGAGTCTCATTGATAAGGCCATTCTATCTTTTTTTGGAAAAAATGTGTCGATTTCAAAAACGCCTAAAGTTCTAAAAGGCGGGTCCTGAATTGAAAGAATCAGTTTTGCTATGTCCAAGTTTTGATTTTTGCTCCAGAAATGTTCGAATATATTTGATAGTAAAATATGTTCGCGTGAATTAATAGGATCTGCTTCAACTCCAATCAAACCTAATATACCACTAACAATCCCCTGTATTTGTTCTCTAATAAGTTCTGAATCATCCTCCCAACTAAGTGAAGGTGCATCAAAAGAATGTAATATTGAAACAGGAGCACCTGCCTCACTTCCTGGCGTATATATGACGAAATCAACGTTCTCACGTAACATTTTAATTCTATTTTCATCTTGCCCCCAATCTGCCAATCCCTTTTTCCACATCTCTGCTTGTTGAGCAGCATATTCTTCAGTACTCATTCCTTTTCTATTTGCTTCATCAGGGTCCACCCATGAAGAAAAATTTTCTTTTGTTAATTCTGGAAAAGTTAATAGTAAATTTGTTATATCTCCTTTTGGATCAATTATTATTGCAGGTATATTATCAATTGCAGCCTCTTCCAATAAATCAATACAAAGACCGGTTTTTCCACTTCCAGTCATACCAATACATACTGCATGAGTGGTAAGATCTCTTGAATCATACATCACTAAACTGTCTTTTAGCGAGTTAGTGTTCATGTCATATTCTTTACCTAGATAAAATGAACCTAATTTTTCAAATTCCATTTTATTTCACCCATTTATTCTATAGTTAACATATTAATTTTATACTTAATAAACTTATACCAAAAAGTTATATTTCTTCAACTGTTGTAGTTAATATGGATGAAAATAAAATTGAAAAAGAGAATATGAAATTGAATGAAGCTAACAAATACATGGCCGAGGGCGAATATGAAAGAGCAATTAAATTATATGAGGAATACATAGAAGATTCTCTAAAAAATAAAAAAATAAAAGAAGCGGCCATGGCATATCATAATATGGGCATTGTTTATGACAATCAGAAAAATTATATTGAAGCCATTGAATGTTTTAAAAAAGCACTTGAATACCACAAAATGATTGATAATTACCGTGGTATGTCTTGGGCCTATTATAGCATCGGATTGATTTTTGGGGAATTAACCAATTTTAAGGAAATGGTTGAATACAACAAAAAAGCAATAGAGTGTGGAGCAAAAGCACAGGATAATGAGATTATCTTAAAATCCTATAATGGGATTGGCCACGCTTTAAAAGAGCTTAAAGATTATTCTAAATCCTTGGAATACCTTAACAAAGGATTAGAATACTTTGATTCAGAAAATTCATACCATATATCAGAGACCTATTACCTAAGGGGGATTTCATTAGATAATATGAATCTAAGAAAAGAAGCAATAGAATCTTTTAGTTTGGCAATTGATTATGGGGCAAAGTCAGGTAATGAGCAGATTGTTGCTTTAGCATTCTCAAAAATCTCTGAATTCCAAGCTTGATTATATTTTCTTAACAGGCTGTCTTAACACTGTCTTAATCTTCTCTGGAGAAGTTTTTCTAGGGTCTGAGAGATATATTTCATGATGAAGACCATTTTTAATAAGAGAATTATTCTTAATAAATTCTTTCATTTTTTCAATTGTTTCTTTTTCAGCATCATAGGAGCCAACGTGTAATATTTGGGCAGAAAGGCCCTCTTCATAAGATTCAAATTTTAGTTTATCAATAGAAGGAGTATCTTTATTTTTCTTTGATAATTCGATAGCTAATTTAACTAAGTCTTGATTCACAAATTCCGGTTGCATGATCATTAATTTCCATTCAAATCTGTCCTTATTATTTAGATTGAATTCCTCACCACTTATCCACCAAAGCCCTTCTAAAGGAGGAACAACATATTCAAAATAGCCTTTTGGAACATTCCCTTTTTTTGGGCTCATTTTAATTGAGTAAGAAACTCCATATAGTACATCTATAGCTTCTTGGAAATCATTTGAGGTATTTGGATTTCCTTTTCCGACAATTGTTAGAAAATTCATCTTTGGAATATTAACAATTGAAAAATTTTTTTGATTTGGCAAATATAGATTTTTCAACATTTTTTTAAAATCAATTTTTTCCATACCGATTCTTAATTTGTTGCAATTAATAAAATTTATCTTGAAGCATGCCAACATTTAAATAATATTTTTATTTTAACAAAGTATCCATATTTTTTGGGGATAAAAATGGAAACTGAAAAACGATTAAAATATGTCGGAGTAATAATGAATGCATGGCTCTAT
The genomic region above belongs to Methanofastidiosum sp. and contains:
- a CDS encoding YegP family protein encodes the protein MTKFEVYKDKSGEYRFRLKAGNGQVIAVSEGYKSKTSCMNGIESVKKNAPAAEIVEIEK
- a CDS encoding tetratricopeptide repeat protein, whose amino-acid sequence is MDENKIEKENMKLNEANKYMAEGEYERAIKLYEEYIEDSLKNKKIKEAAMAYHNMGIVYDNQKNYIEAIECFKKALEYHKMIDNYRGMSWAYYSIGLIFGELTNFKEMVEYNKKAIECGAKAQDNEIILKSYNGIGHALKELKDYSKSLEYLNKGLEYFDSENSYHISETYYLRGISLDNMNLRKEAIESFSLAIDYGAKSGNEQIVALAFSKISEFQA
- a CDS encoding transcriptional regulator; translated protein: MEKIDFKKMLKNLYLPNQKNFSIVNIPKMNFLTIVGKGNPNTSNDFQEAIDVLYGVSYSIKMSPKKGNVPKGYFEYVVPPLEGLWWISGEEFNLNNKDRFEWKLMIMQPEFVNQDLVKLAIELSKKNKDTPSIDKLKFESYEEGLSAQILHVGSYDAEKETIEKMKEFIKNNSLIKNGLHHEIYLSDPRKTSPEKIKTVLRQPVKKI